From Polaribacter butkevichii, a single genomic window includes:
- a CDS encoding RidA family protein → MKEVNKNPIPQGKYIPAVRHADVIYTSGMTPRKDGVLLYSGEIKASVPVDAYREAVELATLNAMGAALNCLELNEKIASVLQMNIFLNTEAGFTAHSKIADFASEIVIDVLGIKSIGSRAAIGVASLPSNASVEITLVCSVNKVFK, encoded by the coding sequence ATGAAAGAAGTAAATAAAAATCCAATACCACAAGGTAAGTATATTCCAGCTGTAAGGCATGCTGATGTTATATATACATCGGGCATGACACCTCGAAAAGATGGTGTATTACTTTATTCTGGTGAAATAAAAGCTTCGGTTCCTGTAGATGCATACAGGGAAGCTGTAGAGCTAGCGACACTAAATGCGATGGGAGCTGCTCTTAATTGTTTAGAATTGAATGAAAAAATAGCTTCAGTGTTACAAATGAATATTTTTTTAAATACAGAAGCAGGATTTACAGCTCATTCAAAAATAGCAGATTTTGCATCAGAGATTGTTATAGATGTTTTGGGAATTAAAAGTATTGGAAGCCGCGCAGCAATAGGTGTAGCATCTTTACCCTCTAATGCCTCAGTTGAAATAACATTAGTTTGTAGTGTTAATAAGGTTTTTAAATAA